A window of the Ogataea parapolymorpha DL-1 chromosome V, whole genome shotgun sequence genome harbors these coding sequences:
- a CDS encoding GPI ethanolamine phosphate transferase 3 → MDKIDSPEEQEEFPFVPNSQMDQQQQYLRYMDERHEYRNRKIKTSHGQYVKVMVLFAILQIIGIAFFTKGFLLSRQVLQNQATCLEQQESETCQQFSPFKKSVVLLIDALRFDFVIPVEGENADPYYHNNFPILYDNFVRHPRNSLLLKFIADPPTTTLQRLKGLTTGSLPTFVDAGSNFDGDTIDEDNWVAQLHNHGKNVAFVGDDTWTALFSPFLHPNMTYPYPSLNVWDLHTVDNGVIEHLFPMMQNRSHEWDVLIGHFLGVDHCGHRYGPRHYAMKQKLNQMNTLIDQVIKLLDDDTLLIVFGDHGMDYTGNHGGESKDELEAALFMYSKRKNFGRLAENYYNVTELGNNYRAVNQIDLVPTISLLMGLPIPYNNLGSPIEEAFIGPDGKDQHQLAKVNFLTCQQIHRYRQHSDQLSSDTFVNSKFEELSEQWNHLQQGHKDQLDLIKFNQQCYEYQSLSLEKCKSLWATFDNVSIAIGIILVTVSLLLLIIYAKLVPLVVITQLNPQFIATSAAMTLVHSLLVISFTTIFKPENLNIMWSILLGISLGIINGILAPIIDRYSVPWLLAQVRENLIQNGWTYLALSVVLMHSLIFTSNSFVIWEDKIVAFWLTSFGFCAFFKSFKHKDTYKQLLGAYHSIVFILLTRITSSIRFCREEQGSKCSSNFEVTWWSVGLIYILALLLPKMIEKFFDITHSFHGAAPLWISTGLKSMMLLTGSMWTLEYIENSDYFNAQFQIPFEAFKVTRLTIARIVMGISLVASNFGWFLGPLCIKIDLKSDTDNQQVLKTANIIGYGNVYGSAYFLFVINVLCAVLLVNKPLGIASLALLVNQILTLLELIDILNIRTNLISVVAMGLLAYLHFFTTGHQATLQAIHWDTGFIVTESIVFPFTHLCILMDTLGPFIVVCLCVALMCLWKIPPTSKAISLISKIVENSSTLLIYQTCLTLSTLIMTNHFRRHLMVWKIFAPRFMLNGIILIMMNIILSLVTVGFATGRVIKRWNQVFGT, encoded by the coding sequence ATGGACAAAATAGATAGCCCggaagagcaggaagagTTTCCTTTTGTTCCCAATAGCCAAATGGATCAACAACAGCAATATCTCCGATATATGGACGAGCGACATGAATACCGAAATCGCAAGATCAAGACGTCACATGGACAATACGTTAAAGTGATGGTTCTTTTTGCGATTTTACAGATCATCGGCATTGCATTTTTTACTAAAGGGTTCCTCTTATCCAGACAGGTCTTGCAGAATCAGGCGACGTGTCTTGAGCAACAGGAGAGCGAAACCTGCCAACAATTTTCACCCTTCAAGAAAAGCGTCGTTCTTCTTATCGACGCCCTACGATTTGACTTTGTGATACCTGTGGAAGGAGAAAATGCCGACCCATACTATCACAACAATTTCCCAATCCTGTACGATAACTTTGTGAGGCATCCGCGTAACTctttgctgctcaagttcATTGCAGATCCTCCGACAACCACTTTGCAACGTCTCAAAGGACTGACCACTGGCTCGTTGCCGACGTTTGTGGATGCGGGGTCCAACTTCGACGGAGACACTATCGATGAAGATAACTGGGTGGCTCAGCTTCACAATCACGGCAAAAATGTCGCTTTCGTTGGCGACGACACTTGGACCGCTCTGTTTTCGCCTTTTCTACACCCTAATATGACATATCCATATCCATCTCTCAATGTTTGGGACCTTCACACTGTCGATAACGGTGTTATTGAACATCTCTTTCCAATGATGCAAAATAGAAGCCACGAATGGGATGTTCTTATTGGTCATTTCTTGGGAGTTGACCATTGCGGACATCGCTATGGTCCTAGACACTATGCTATGAAACAAAAATTGAACCAGATGAACACTCTAATAGACCAAGTCATAAAATTGCTAGATGATGACACGCTTCTCATTGTGTTTGGGGACCATGGAATGGATTATACAGGAAACCATGGAGGCGAGTCTAAGGATGAACTGGAAGCAGCTTTGTTCATGTACTCGAAGCGCAAGAACTTTGGTCGACTGGCTGAAAACTACTATAATGTCACCGAATTGGGTAACAATTACAGAGCCGTCAATCAAATTGACCTGGTTCCCACAATATCGTTGCTGATGGGTCTTCCTATTCCGTATAACAATCTAGGATCACCAATAGAGGAGGCTTTTATTGGGCCAGATGGGAAAGACCAGCATCAGCTAGCGAAGGTTAATTTCCTAACGTGCCAACAAATACACAGATACAGACAACACTCTGATCAGCTGTCCTCGGACACATTCGTCAACTCGAAATTTGAGGAGCTTTCAGAACAATGGAACCACTTACAGCAAGGACATAAAGACCAGCTAGACCTTATAAAATTCAACCAGCAATGCTATGAATATCAATCTCTTTCATTGGAGAAATGTAAGTCACTGTGGGCGACCTTTGACAATGTTTCCATTGCCATTGGTATCATACTTGTCACCGTTTCTCTTCTACTATTGATTATTTACGCAAAGCTAGTTCCCTTGGTGGTTATCACGCAGCTCAATCCACAATTTATTGCAACATCGGCGGCAATGACTCTAGTTCACTCACTGCTAGTCATTTCCTTCACCACAATATTCAAGCCTGAAAACCTTAATATAATGTGGTCCATTTTACTGGGAATTTCTCTTGGAATCATTAATGGGATTCTGGCACCTATCATTGATCGGTACTCAGTCCCATGGCTTTTAGCACAAGTTAGAGAAAACCTCATACAAAACGGGTGGACGTATTTAGCATTATCTGTGGTTTTGATGCACTCGCTGATCTTCACTTCCAACTCATTCGTGATCTGGGAAGACAAGATCGTGGCGTTCTGGCTCACCTCGTTCGGATTCtgtgcatttttcaaatccTTCAAGCATAAAGATACCTACAAGCAGCTTCTTGGAGCGTACCATTCTATTGTGTTCATTTTGCTCACTAGAATCACTTCAAGTATTAGGTTCTGTCGTGAAGAACAGGGCTCCAAGTGTTCAAGCAATTTTGAAGTGACTTGGTGGTCTGTTGGTCTCATTTACATTCTTGCCCTGTTGCTTCCTAAGATGATTGAGAAATTCTTTGATATCACACACTCGTTCCATGGTGCTGCTCCGCTCTGGATTTCCACTGGTTTGAAGAGCATGATGCTGTTGACTGGCTCGATGTGGACCTTGGAATATATTGAAAACAGCGACTATTTCAATGCTCAATTTCAAATTCCGTTTGAGGCCTTCAAGGTAACAAGGCTGACGATTGCACGCATTGTGATGGGAATTTCACTGGTCGCTAGTAATTTTGGGTGGTTTTTGGGTCCTCTCTGCATCAAAATTGATTTGAAGTCCGACACAGACAATCAGCAAGTATTGAAGACCGCAAACATCATTGGATACGGTAACGTTTACGGGTCCGCCTACTTTTTGTTCGTGATCAATGTTCTGTGTGCAGTGTTGCTAGTCAACAAACCGCTTGGGATTGCCTCGCTCGCGCTGCTGGTCAACCAAATTTTGACGCTCttggagctgatcgacATACTCAACATCCGAACCAACCTCATCTCCGTCGTCGCGATGGGCCTGTTGGCATATTTGCATTTCTTCACCACAGGACACCAAGCAACGCTGCAAGCTATTCATTGGGACACGGGTTTCATTGTCACTGAATCGATTGTGTTCCCTTTCACGCATCTCTGTATTTTGATGGACACTTTAGGACCATTTATTGTCGTC
- a CDS encoding Ser/Thr protein kinase involved in salt tolerance, which translates to MSSLFLPNPCLLGILLSVSTHDGNQLVFHYPPQPNEYGYRPTPLGNQVLNTEDDDYSSSSNDEIDDELLDMNLYSIQNGDDDYSFSAGGSSRGSVGAESNGSGVNVLGTSTNSGGKGLLGILDEQDRKRKDKEHKRRNLMKNIIMGEQVGQADTSGSNRSPSTSLVNGSVSDQETAVCKVDKLFGFDVDFVSELVTPPKQLCNSRFEVSVEDMAFLGLPIHVNEDGNWRVSSHAKSRRKKTSRRKKVSSSSESSGEDDESDHGEKPTKNDCQMYMFHLVFVMNPPVIEYNHRIDEMFHYIVSRMALLLRYEQQKSNYVWNQSKLILDLREEFSSFPLNEQWKKITEKSSLARMMAQTFKAVSNSEIINIEINNKMRSFQIPIRTEFSSLPPRHTQLLPGSTLSSTSPFNSLGPDLHSSAQTNDDNMIHYALIMLDDPESVIRDIQAERHSLIANFIRMIKPSESLSRLATLSGLDIAEVKLFANHLVYWRRAKAFLPLSPRNVYIVSPLAPLSDVYKDSNLFKQHFPNLPPLANFLSLISSSSSKPRPINTIIPSKDHRDLYLDAVAWLLRHGYITQLQTFLYLRITKEVKIKVEEELEMERKNKKNKHEGDDSSSEDEDDSKVASTDNTTKKREQTSLPYSISGSAGSDLNLESQSKLPGTVYFEEEEEEDTILLDPQSATAQERRWIAKCVEGQPLEVINLFYKLLKYMNGKTSLELLMVKENISRQDVRKLLVALDKHVTTVRHW; encoded by the coding sequence ATGAGCTCCCTAtttcttccaaatcctTGTCTGCTGGGAATCCTGCTGTCAGTTTCCACACATGACGGGAACCAATTGGTATTTCATTATCCGCCCCAGCCCAATGAGTACGGATATCGCCCGACACCGCTCGGAAACCAAGTGCTGAACacagaagacgacgactactccagctcgtccaatGACGAAATAGACGACGAATTGCTGGACATGAACTTGTACAGCATCCAAAACGGCGATGACGACTACAGCTTTTCTGCTGGAGGCAGCAGCCGCGGCAGTGTAGGTGCAGAGAGCAACGGCAGTGGTGTCAACGTGCTGGGTACCTCGACGAATTCGGGAGGCAAAGGTTTGCTGGGGATATTGGACGAACAAGACCGCAAACGAAAGGATAAGGAGCACAAGCGTCGCAATCtcatgaaaaatattatcATGGGAGAGCAAGTTGGCCAAGCAGACACGTCAGGTAGCAACAGAAGCCCCAGTACTTCTCTTGTGAATGGGAGCGTCTCAGACCAGgaaacagctgtttgcaAAGTTGACAAGCTATTTGGGTTTGATGTTGATTTTGTAAGCGAACTTGTGACGCCGCCCAAACAGCTCTGCAATTCGCGCTTCGAGGTATCTGTGGAGGATATGGCTTTTTTGGGACTTCCAATTCATGTCAACGAAGACGGAAATTGGAGAGTCTCCAGCCACGCTAAATCGCGTAGGAAAAAAACGAGTCGCAGAAAGAAGGTGTCGTCGAGCTCGGAGTCGTCTGGCGAAGACGATGAATCTGACCATGGAGAGAAACCGACCAAGAACGATTGTCAGATGTACATGTTCCATCTGGTATTTGTCATGAACCCACCAGTCATTGAGTACAATCACCGAATTGACGAGATGTTTCACTATATTGTGAGTCGGATGGCTCTTTTATTGAGGTACGAACAGCAAAAGTCCAATTACGTGTGGAACCAGTCAAAACTGATTCTCGATCTCAGGGAAGAGTTTTCGTCTTTTCCTTTGAACGAGCAGTGGAAGAAAATTACCGAAAAGTCATCCTTGGCACGAATGATGGCTCAGACGTTCAAGGCAGTCTCAAACTCggaaatcatcaacatcGAAATTAACAATAAAATGCGGTCGTTCCAGATCCCCATTCGCACAGAATTCAGCTCTCTGCCGCCCCGCCATACACAGCTCCTGCCTGGGTCCACTCTATCGTCTACCTCGCCCTTTAATTCTTTAGGGCCTGATTTGCACAGCAGTGCGCAAACCAATGACGATAACATGATACACTACGCCCTGATCATGCTTGATGATCCCGAATCGGTCATTAGAGACATCCAAGCCGAAAGACACTCTTTAATCGCTAATTTCATTCGCATGATCAAGCCAAGCGAAAGCTTGTCTAGGTTGGCGACCCTCAGCGGTCTGGATATCGCAGAGGTAAAGCTGTTTGCCAACCATTTGGTGTACTGGAGAAGAGCCAAGGCCTTCTTGCCATTGAGTCCTAGAAACGTTTACATTGTATCCCCTCTGGCACCGTTGTCTGATGTTTACAAGGATTCAAACCTGTTTAAACAGCACTTTCCaaatctgccaccattgGCCAATTTTCTGTCGctgatctcctcgtcgtcctcaaaaCCAAGACCGATTAACACCATCATCCCAAGCAAGGATCACAGAGACTTGTACTTGGATGCCGTTGCTTGGTTACTAAGACATGGTTACATAACCCAGCTGCAGACATTCCTCTATTTGCGAATCACGAAGGAGGTGAAAATAAAGGTTGAAGAAGAGTTGGAGATGGAgcgaaaaaacaaaaagaacaaGCACGAGGGCGACGACTCATCttctgaagatgaagatgaCAGTAAGGTGGCTTCGACAGATAACACCACCAAAAAGAGAGAGCAGACATCGTTGCCGTACTCTATCTCGGGATCAGCAGGTTCTGATCTCAATCTCGAGTCTCAATCCAAATTGCCAGGAACGGTCTATtttgaggaagaagaggaggaagacaCTATTCTTTTAGACCCGCAGAGTGCCACTGCTCAGGAACGTCGCTGGATAGCCAAGTGCGTTGAGGGCCAGCCGCTAGAGGTGATCAACCTATTCtacaagctgctcaagtacaTGAACGGAAAGACGTCATTGGAGCTATTgatggtgaaggagaacatTAGTCGTCAGGATGTGCGCAAACTTCTAGTCGCTCTGGACAAGCATGTCACAACTGTAAGACATTGGTGA